One region of Magnetococcus sp. PR-3 genomic DNA includes:
- a CDS encoding tetratricopeptide repeat protein, whose product MALVLMLGMGSAWAQENPIPDLPEPVEPYLQAAEGGDLKAQYKLGEIYIRGRKTEHVESAAQWYLKAAENGHVEAMAKLGVMYYAGMGVSEDNTLAFKWLQKAALKNSADAQYHLGFLYEKGIGTTASTSRAVKWYDYAEAQRHRLAGKRKAALVKDMDPAEVKSVLAKNATVRQQLVATAQQRAKQRSSKAVKKGPAEVQALNQLMAQLKTNPDDEQTLSKAAKLNTKLGRHVRAAALYRDAVLVALKDKKRVAALKRMGGYNAGITQALSSLPQSAQKAIKKASRLPRGVKAKAMTSWLKQYKKIETTLGEGKTAQAKAQAQGLLKNANKKFGKKHLITLRSQALLAQTLLLAGKVEKAQTLYKEADTIGTEVLGAGHPEVLSYQTVLADALAAKGSFIEAAKQYERITLRAQQQMGDGHLAALNPARSQATMLSNAGQYNEAVGLFRALCTRFDANFGVHHPQSARCSNQMAFTLSEKGDLKAAEAQYQLALKHQAAASGLDNPELLKTSIALADIQRRMGNYKLAKLRLNPMIKLTGRKASLRIAHFQAKNTMALTLRDMGDYLEAEKLLREVVAFEAKTLGETHANTIASRTELAGLMRLQSRLAEAEVLYDEALVASQKGLGKTHPTTVAILNNLGLVYETQGLYDRAEPLFREALDTSRATLGETHPTTLAATNSLALLYEVQGNFEKAEPLYATAITANRKSLGDDHADTIAFINNLGYLYMKSERYDDAAELLTEVTESWRKSLGVRHQRTLKSINNLGRVRTAQKKYKEAEKLLQEAWDGRREALGETHVDTQRSMLDMGVLMLKTGRSIPAEKLLKKTLKLNEKTLGPQHPYTFETLDALARILETNFQLPQAYEIRYTAFQRRTEFLNRMMWVTSDNAREGYVRLHRPELNRFMMLLPHVNKQLAGRGVMEVGLQRKGMLFKITSEIHQIARLSDDPALRSIADELKAGRKKLAAKTLSGPAEDQTPEQHLHTMNALEERISTLDGELGRASLKFKQNKRAISLKDLEKALPEGAAMVDFVAYKDHKDVSRLLAGVMVKEDGNVQYELVKYEPTMKELEKQVINLRGSIQDEDMDEDDLLDLSMEIYDMVWGPVSELLAEKETVYVVPDGILNILPFVAMVDSEEEIYLLEKADLHMLTSSRDLMPSLLAAAKGPQLTLAGPNYDTEEVTGTQVLAAVRGRRSANRAAVMVSKEEAKGGTRATRAATMRAGLRALSRGMRGLRFDPLPGAEKEGQLITNTIATEGGKSNLKLQNEAQEEVVKDIEVPPNVLHIATHGFFLKADEGLRKRLKSMARSVELNTTPPPGDNPMLRSGLAFAGVNANAPFLGEIDTKNDGILTALEVLDLNLTGTQLAVLSACETGLGEIHEGEGVYGLRRAFQEAGAQEVIASLWEVSDAGTQALMTGLYKRLGEGMTPHQALRDSQIELMKSGQWGYPYIWSAFMSIGR is encoded by the coding sequence ATGGCTTTGGTGCTCATGTTGGGTATGGGCAGTGCGTGGGCACAAGAGAATCCTATACCGGACCTGCCGGAGCCCGTTGAGCCCTACCTGCAAGCTGCGGAGGGGGGAGATCTAAAAGCCCAGTACAAACTGGGGGAGATCTACATCCGTGGGCGAAAAACAGAACATGTCGAGAGTGCGGCCCAGTGGTATTTAAAGGCGGCTGAGAACGGACATGTTGAAGCCATGGCCAAATTGGGGGTCATGTACTATGCAGGTATGGGGGTTAGTGAAGATAATACCCTGGCCTTTAAATGGTTGCAGAAGGCCGCATTGAAGAACAGTGCCGATGCCCAATACCATCTCGGCTTTCTGTATGAAAAAGGAATTGGTACCACAGCCAGTACGTCCCGTGCTGTGAAGTGGTATGACTATGCGGAGGCCCAACGCCACCGTTTGGCCGGCAAACGTAAGGCCGCGCTGGTTAAGGATATGGATCCGGCTGAGGTGAAGTCGGTATTGGCTAAAAATGCCACGGTACGCCAACAGTTGGTGGCGACAGCCCAGCAACGGGCCAAGCAGCGTAGCAGCAAAGCCGTTAAAAAAGGCCCCGCCGAGGTACAAGCCCTCAACCAGTTGATGGCCCAGCTGAAAACCAACCCCGATGATGAGCAGACCTTGTCCAAGGCCGCCAAACTTAATACCAAGTTAGGGCGCCATGTACGGGCCGCTGCACTCTACCGGGATGCCGTTTTGGTAGCCTTGAAAGATAAAAAGCGTGTTGCTGCCCTCAAACGTATGGGGGGATACAACGCGGGGATTACCCAGGCACTTTCATCACTGCCACAATCCGCACAAAAAGCGATTAAAAAGGCTTCTCGCCTGCCCCGTGGGGTTAAGGCGAAGGCTATGACCTCCTGGTTGAAGCAGTATAAAAAAATTGAAACCACTCTGGGTGAGGGTAAAACAGCCCAAGCCAAGGCTCAGGCCCAAGGGTTGTTAAAGAATGCCAATAAGAAGTTTGGCAAAAAACATCTGATTACCCTGCGTAGCCAAGCATTACTGGCCCAAACACTGTTGCTGGCCGGTAAAGTGGAAAAAGCTCAGACACTGTATAAAGAGGCGGATACCATCGGTACGGAAGTTCTGGGTGCCGGACATCCAGAGGTACTCTCCTATCAGACGGTTTTGGCCGATGCTCTGGCAGCCAAAGGGTCATTTATTGAAGCGGCTAAGCAGTATGAACGCATTACCCTACGTGCTCAGCAGCAGATGGGTGATGGGCATCTGGCGGCGCTTAATCCTGCCCGTAGTCAGGCGACCATGCTCTCTAATGCTGGTCAGTATAATGAAGCTGTTGGGCTATTCCGCGCCCTATGTACCCGCTTTGATGCCAACTTTGGTGTACACCACCCTCAGAGCGCCCGTTGTAGTAACCAAATGGCCTTTACCCTATCTGAAAAGGGTGACCTAAAAGCGGCTGAGGCACAGTATCAACTGGCCCTTAAACATCAGGCTGCTGCTTCTGGCCTGGATAATCCAGAGTTGTTGAAAACCAGTATTGCCCTGGCTGATATCCAGCGCCGTATGGGTAACTACAAACTGGCTAAGTTGCGCCTGAACCCCATGATCAAGCTGACAGGGCGTAAGGCTTCTTTACGTATTGCCCACTTCCAGGCCAAAAACACCATGGCCCTGACCTTGCGGGATATGGGGGACTATCTGGAAGCGGAAAAATTATTGCGTGAAGTGGTGGCGTTTGAAGCCAAAACTTTGGGTGAGACCCACGCCAATACCATTGCATCACGTACCGAACTGGCTGGTTTAATGCGCCTGCAGAGCCGCTTGGCAGAAGCTGAAGTGCTCTATGATGAGGCGCTGGTTGCTTCACAGAAAGGGTTGGGTAAAACTCATCCCACGACCGTGGCCATTCTAAACAACCTGGGCTTGGTCTATGAGACCCAGGGCCTGTATGACCGGGCTGAGCCCTTGTTCCGTGAAGCGCTGGATACATCCCGCGCAACCTTGGGTGAGACCCACCCCACAACCCTGGCCGCCACCAACAGTTTGGCGTTGCTCTATGAAGTCCAGGGTAACTTTGAGAAGGCTGAGCCACTCTACGCCACGGCCATTACGGCCAACCGGAAGTCTTTGGGGGATGATCACGCAGATACCATCGCCTTCATCAATAACCTTGGCTATCTCTACATGAAGTCCGAGCGCTATGATGATGCAGCGGAACTGCTGACAGAGGTGACGGAGAGCTGGCGTAAAAGCCTGGGGGTACGTCACCAACGCACCCTTAAAAGTATCAATAACCTAGGCCGTGTCCGTACCGCTCAGAAAAAGTACAAAGAGGCAGAAAAGCTGCTCCAGGAAGCGTGGGATGGCCGACGTGAGGCCTTGGGTGAAACCCATGTGGATACCCAGCGTTCCATGTTGGATATGGGTGTGCTGATGCTTAAGACAGGGCGCTCTATCCCAGCTGAGAAGCTGCTGAAAAAGACCCTTAAGCTCAATGAAAAAACCTTGGGCCCTCAGCATCCTTATACCTTTGAAACCCTGGATGCGCTGGCGAGAATTTTGGAAACCAACTTCCAGCTGCCCCAAGCGTACGAGATCCGTTATACCGCCTTTCAGCGTCGTACCGAGTTTCTCAACCGTATGATGTGGGTAACCAGTGATAACGCCCGTGAAGGGTATGTACGTCTTCACCGTCCTGAACTCAACAGGTTCATGATGCTTCTGCCTCATGTTAACAAGCAGTTGGCAGGACGTGGTGTGATGGAGGTGGGGCTGCAGCGTAAAGGCATGCTCTTTAAAATCACCTCAGAGATCCACCAGATTGCCCGTTTGTCGGATGATCCTGCTCTAAGATCTATTGCTGATGAGCTGAAAGCCGGTCGTAAAAAACTGGCAGCCAAGACCTTGTCGGGTCCCGCAGAAGATCAAACACCTGAGCAGCATCTACATACCATGAATGCGTTGGAAGAGCGCATCAGTACGCTGGATGGTGAGTTGGGTCGGGCCAGTCTTAAGTTTAAGCAAAACAAGCGCGCCATTAGTCTGAAAGATCTGGAAAAAGCTCTTCCAGAGGGTGCCGCAATGGTGGATTTTGTGGCGTATAAGGACCATAAAGATGTCTCCCGCCTATTGGCTGGTGTGATGGTCAAGGAGGATGGCAACGTTCAGTATGAGCTGGTGAAGTACGAGCCCACCATGAAGGAGTTGGAAAAGCAGGTCATCAATTTGCGTGGCAGCATCCAGGATGAAGATATGGATGAAGATGACTTGCTGGATCTGAGCATGGAGATCTACGACATGGTGTGGGGGCCGGTATCTGAACTACTGGCTGAGAAAGAGACCGTTTATGTCGTGCCTGACGGTATCCTCAATATCCTGCCATTTGTCGCCATGGTTGACTCTGAAGAAGAGATCTATCTGTTGGAGAAGGCAGATCTGCACATGCTGACCTCCAGCCGGGATCTTATGCCCTCACTGCTGGCCGCTGCTAAAGGTCCTCAGTTGACGCTGGCAGGCCCCAACTATGATACCGAAGAGGTAACCGGCACCCAGGTGCTGGCTGCGGTTAGAGGTCGCCGTAGTGCCAACCGTGCCGCTGTTATGGTGAGTAAAGAGGAGGCGAAGGGGGGCACCCGTGCAACCCGTGCAGCAACCATGCGTGCGGGTTTACGTGCACTCTCACGGGGTATGCGGGGGCTGCGCTTTGATCCTCTGCCCGGTGCTGAAAAAGAGGGTCAGTTGATCACCAATACCATCGCGACAGAGGGTGGTAAGTCCAATCTTAAGTTACAAAATGAAGCTCAAGAAGAGGTGGTTAAGGATATTGAAGTGCCACCCAATGTCTTGCACATTGCGACCCACGGGTTCTTCCTTAAGGCAGATGAAGGGTTGCGTAAGCGGCTGAAGAGCATGGCCCGGAGTGTGGAGCTCAATACCACACCTCCTCCAGGGGATAACCCCATGCTGCGTTCTGGTTTGGCCTTTGCTGGGGTGAACGCCAATGCACCTTTCCTGGGTGAGATTGATACCAAGAATGATGGTATTCTTACCGCACTGGAGGTGTTGGACCTTAACCTGACGGGTACACAGTTGGCGGTTTTATCTGCTTGTGAAACAGGGTTGGGTGAGATCCATGAAGGGGAAGGGGTCTATGGTCTGCGTCGTGCGTTCCAGGAGGCGGGTGCTCAGGAAGTGATCGCTTCTCTTTGGGAAGTGAGTGATGCAGGTACCCAGGCACTCATGACCGGACTATACAAACGTCTGGGTGAAGGTATGACCCCCCATCAGGCTTTACGGGACTCACAAATTGAGCTGATGAAGTCAGGTCAGTGGGGTTACCCTTACATCTGGTCGGCATTCATGAGCATTGGTCGCTAA
- a CDS encoding CHASE2 domain-containing protein gives MKKQSFSQRWDIWVTIVLFLIVIPLEVKEPFSFIEDQTLSFRQILRMEYGPPEQTKLNDNIFIVNTDEQFFEEYKSFPLRRTDIAQITATLRELGAKVVAVDLLMDFPSSYGEDEPAAEVFKEVGNVLVVSQGQFNRENKFTGLNYPTPVLKEVTRSGYTNISSSSSLVTMLSRLNLFPQIMKEEDGWPFAVQALAMFKGVEPSFDEKTRVLTIGDLNIQLDQFNSFYIDFPKLQQGARFLSEVRGISAMEILELDEDEYEDYSFLVKDKIVLLGDTSEVSHDWFDTPVGMVYGVEIIADTISTLMAQGTLHPASTVAEVISALLFMLILVNVNFWLAHPALRAVLVAALFATFIGFTTWIYISNGVVFSMSYVLLAGFVSYLVINLKEYLAERNQKAMIKDTFGHYLSPKVVEILVKDPSKLQLGGQQREMTAYFSDVAGFSSISEKLTPEELVHLLNEYLTEMCNIIADQEGTVDKFEGDAIIAFWGAPLDQPDHAIRACHASIDMQNLMVDMRKQLTEEGRPLLNVRMGVNTGPMVVGNMGSKQRMDYTIMGDAVNLAARLEGANKFYNTYTMISEFTHEHVKDTVECRELDTVRVVGKKEPITIYEVLQRKGQLRDRQADLLEAYYKALDIYKGRDFKMAIEAFEKALKIVEDDGPSRTYVDRCQLYLENPPPDDWDGVFNFTSKG, from the coding sequence GTGAAAAAACAATCATTTTCCCAACGGTGGGACATTTGGGTCACCATTGTCCTGTTCCTTATTGTCATTCCATTGGAGGTTAAGGAGCCTTTTTCATTTATTGAGGACCAAACCCTCTCTTTTCGACAAATTCTTCGTATGGAGTATGGTCCGCCTGAGCAGACCAAGCTGAATGACAACATTTTCATCGTTAATACGGATGAACAGTTTTTTGAAGAGTATAAAAGCTTTCCGCTGCGTCGTACGGATATTGCCCAGATTACCGCAACCCTACGAGAGCTCGGCGCGAAAGTTGTCGCAGTCGACTTATTGATGGACTTTCCCAGTTCGTATGGGGAAGACGAGCCTGCGGCTGAAGTGTTTAAAGAGGTCGGAAATGTCCTGGTGGTGTCCCAAGGGCAGTTTAACCGGGAAAACAAATTTACCGGTTTGAACTATCCGACCCCAGTACTCAAAGAGGTCACTCGTAGTGGCTACACCAACATCAGCTCCTCCAGTTCGTTGGTGACCATGCTCTCTCGCTTAAATCTGTTCCCTCAGATTATGAAGGAGGAGGATGGTTGGCCTTTTGCCGTACAGGCTCTGGCCATGTTCAAGGGGGTTGAGCCAAGCTTTGATGAGAAGACCCGCGTACTGACCATTGGTGATTTGAATATTCAGCTGGATCAGTTCAACAGCTTCTACATCGATTTCCCCAAGCTCCAGCAGGGTGCGCGCTTCCTTAGTGAGGTTAGAGGAATCTCCGCGATGGAGATTTTGGAGCTGGATGAGGATGAATACGAAGATTATTCCTTCTTGGTGAAAGATAAGATTGTCCTGTTGGGGGATACCTCTGAGGTCTCTCATGACTGGTTTGATACACCGGTTGGTATGGTCTATGGGGTCGAGATTATTGCCGATACCATCAGTACACTGATGGCCCAGGGAACATTACACCCCGCCTCAACGGTGGCTGAGGTGATCTCGGCACTGCTGTTTATGCTGATCTTGGTTAATGTAAACTTCTGGTTGGCGCATCCCGCTTTACGGGCTGTGTTGGTGGCAGCCCTGTTTGCCACGTTCATTGGCTTTACAACGTGGATCTATATTAGTAACGGTGTGGTCTTCTCCATGAGCTATGTGCTCTTGGCTGGCTTTGTCTCCTATTTGGTGATCAACCTTAAGGAGTACCTGGCTGAGCGTAATCAAAAGGCGATGATCAAGGACACCTTTGGCCACTATCTGTCACCCAAGGTGGTAGAGATTTTGGTTAAGGATCCCAGCAAGCTGCAGTTGGGTGGTCAGCAGCGTGAGATGACCGCTTACTTCTCAGATGTCGCAGGCTTCTCCTCCATTAGTGAGAAGCTGACACCGGAAGAGCTGGTACATCTGCTCAATGAATACCTGACAGAGATGTGTAATATCATCGCCGATCAGGAAGGCACGGTGGATAAGTTTGAAGGGGATGCCATTATCGCCTTCTGGGGGGCGCCACTGGATCAACCTGATCATGCTATTCGGGCCTGCCATGCCTCCATTGATATGCAGAACTTAATGGTGGATATGCGCAAACAGCTCACGGAGGAGGGGCGTCCCCTGCTTAACGTGCGGATGGGTGTGAACACGGGTCCTATGGTTGTAGGGAACATGGGCTCTAAGCAGCGTATGGACTACACCATTATGGGGGATGCCGTAAACTTAGCGGCACGTCTGGAAGGTGCCAATAAGTTCTACAATACCTATACCATGATCTCTGAGTTTACCCACGAACATGTGAAAGATACCGTGGAGTGCCGTGAGTTGGATACGGTTCGAGTGGTGGGTAAAAAAGAGCCCATTACCATTTATGAGGTGTTACAGCGCAAGGGTCAGCTTAGAGACCGCCAAGCAGACCTGCTGGAGGCCTATTATAAAGCCTTGGATATCTACAAGGGGCGGGACTTTAAAATGGCGATTGAGGCGTTTGAGAAGGCGCTGAAGATTGTGGAAGATGATGGTCCCAGCCGTACCTATGTAGACCGTTGTCAGCTCTACTTGGAGAATCCACCACCGGATGACTGGGATGGTGTCTTTAACTTTACCTCAAAAGGGTAA
- a CDS encoding IS110 family transposase — translation MANDILSVAKFERFLAGFENSLVYIGLDVHKQSWRVALLRPDGELTDLTMPPEPTTLIQMLQSLPVMVGMFAQEAEPTGYGLARALQSAGLPITVAAPSRIPRPVAPTHKTDRLDCRKLAEFAASGLLRPIAIPSEHEEAFRTLVRHRHQLTDGLRRCKQRMRGLLLSNSAIEPEHLDHWSKAAIEQLHQLELAAATRQTLNSHLREWAFLTEEQQSIDKQIKAQAITCGQQNRIERLKTADGVGHVVAATCAAELFHPERFSRSEQVTAYQGLAPMVRESGGKHDRGHLRPVGQQRLRSLLIEAAWI, via the coding sequence ATGGCTAACGACATACTCAGTGTAGCCAAATTTGAACGATTTTTGGCCGGTTTTGAAAACAGTTTGGTCTACATCGGTCTGGATGTTCACAAGCAGAGTTGGCGTGTGGCACTACTCAGGCCAGATGGGGAGCTGACCGACCTGACCATGCCCCCGGAACCAACCACTCTGATCCAAATGCTGCAATCCCTGCCGGTGATGGTGGGCATGTTTGCCCAGGAGGCTGAACCAACCGGTTACGGTTTGGCCCGTGCACTTCAATCGGCAGGACTGCCCATCACCGTAGCTGCCCCAAGCCGTATTCCTCGACCTGTCGCTCCAACCCATAAAACCGACCGGCTTGATTGCCGTAAGCTGGCTGAATTCGCCGCTTCCGGTCTGCTACGTCCCATCGCCATCCCTTCCGAGCATGAAGAGGCATTCCGCACCTTGGTGCGACACCGTCATCAGCTGACCGATGGCCTGCGCCGCTGTAAACAGCGAATGCGTGGCCTGCTTTTAAGCAACAGCGCCATTGAACCTGAACATCTCGATCATTGGAGCAAAGCAGCCATTGAGCAGTTGCATCAACTTGAGCTTGCGGCTGCTACCCGCCAAACACTCAACAGCCACCTGCGGGAATGGGCCTTTCTCACTGAAGAACAGCAATCGATCGATAAACAGATCAAAGCCCAGGCTATAACTTGCGGTCAACAAAACCGCATCGAACGCTTGAAAACCGCTGATGGTGTCGGACATGTGGTCGCTGCCACATGTGCTGCCGAACTCTTCCACCCCGAACGATTTAGCCGTTCAGAACAGGTCACCGCCTATCAGGGGCTGGCTCCCATGGTTCGGGAGAGTGGCGGCAAGCATGACCGGGGACATCTACGCCCTGTTGGACAACAGCGTCTGCGTAGCCTATTAATCGAAGCCGCTTGGATCTGA
- a CDS encoding adenylate/guanylate cyclase domain-containing protein produces MPPSFQEKFEQAATLSDLTQDQTRQALQTYQQLEPVQRARLNPVAFARETGLTVERSIDLFVHGVRFGLFEFGWDSVCPLCGAITCNHEKLDALPEEHFYCAFCDQDASTTLDETIEVTFSPHPAQGETPFNPHQNLDEHLRYYTSSGFQLWDHIQSYQGRNTHAHRLLKPGERGTLTFDATPGELYRLVCFDTHSSVTLSITQQGATSPHTLSIQLDDQGFSPLPEPVPAGTVTLTLLNRSASTNWIRLIQIHPDELQDFIQNRVEPVFEERLTASMLLSNQTFREVYDIGQLIPDLKLKIRHLTVLFTDLKGSTDLYERTGDLEAYRLVRNHFSYLKQAVHNHGGAVVKTMGDAIMATFHEPAHSVAAALEMMALMQRYTQEIHPEELGLKIGIHTGPALTVNAGGVLDYFGRTVNIAARLQGLAQSGEICITQVIHSLHDIPDQFEKAGYRGETETVSLKGITGSRPITRYGKP; encoded by the coding sequence ATGCCCCCCTCCTTTCAGGAAAAGTTTGAACAGGCTGCCACCCTCAGTGATCTTACCCAGGATCAGACCCGGCAGGCCTTGCAAACCTATCAACAGTTAGAACCCGTACAACGTGCCAGGCTTAACCCCGTCGCCTTTGCCCGTGAGACAGGGCTGACGGTGGAGCGTAGTATCGACCTGTTTGTCCATGGGGTCCGTTTTGGCCTTTTTGAATTTGGCTGGGACAGCGTTTGCCCCTTGTGTGGTGCCATCACCTGTAACCATGAAAAACTCGACGCACTGCCCGAAGAGCATTTTTACTGCGCCTTCTGTGATCAGGATGCCAGTACTACCCTGGATGAGACCATTGAGGTCACCTTCTCCCCCCACCCAGCCCAGGGGGAAACCCCATTTAATCCCCATCAAAACCTGGATGAACATCTGCGCTACTACACCTCCTCAGGTTTTCAGCTTTGGGACCATATTCAGTCGTATCAAGGGCGCAATACCCACGCGCACCGCCTACTAAAACCAGGGGAGCGCGGTACACTGACCTTTGATGCCACACCCGGTGAGCTCTACCGGTTGGTCTGTTTTGATACCCACAGTTCGGTCACCCTATCGATTACCCAACAGGGGGCGACCTCCCCCCACACACTCTCCATACAACTGGATGATCAAGGCTTTTCCCCTCTCCCCGAACCCGTACCTGCAGGTACGGTAACCTTGACCCTGCTAAACCGCAGTGCGTCCACCAACTGGATCCGGCTGATACAGATCCACCCTGATGAACTGCAGGATTTTATTCAAAACCGTGTCGAACCCGTTTTTGAAGAGCGCCTCACCGCCTCTATGCTATTAAGCAATCAAACCTTTCGTGAGGTGTACGACATTGGCCAGTTGATTCCCGATCTCAAACTAAAAATTCGCCATTTAACCGTTCTGTTCACCGACCTCAAAGGGTCTACCGACCTGTATGAGCGCACCGGTGATCTGGAGGCTTACCGACTGGTCCGTAACCATTTTAGCTACCTAAAACAAGCTGTACACAACCATGGAGGAGCCGTGGTTAAAACCATGGGGGATGCCATTATGGCTACATTTCATGAACCCGCACACAGTGTGGCAGCGGCCTTGGAAATGATGGCGTTGATGCAGCGTTATACCCAGGAGATTCACCCCGAAGAGTTGGGGCTGAAAATTGGTATTCACACAGGCCCAGCTTTAACCGTCAATGCCGGCGGGGTGTTGGATTACTTCGGCCGTACAGTCAACATTGCCGCACGGTTACAGGGCTTAGCCCAATCTGGTGAGATCTGCATTACCCAAGTTATCCATAGCCTGCATGACATACCTGATCAATTTGAAAAAGCAGGCTATCGTGGAGAGACAGAAACCGTCTCTTTAAAAGGCATTACCGGAAGTCGCCCCATCACCCGCTACGGAAAACCTTGA
- the yhbY gene encoding ribosome assembly RNA-binding protein YhbY, whose translation MSLAGFQRKHLKGLAHSLKPVVFVGKEGVTESVQAAIEEALLIHELIKVRFLDFKEQRKDLAKDLAKDSKSEFVGMIGHLAILYRMHPEPEHRRIQLPKKKKKKDN comes from the coding sequence GTGTCACTTGCGGGTTTTCAGCGCAAACATCTTAAAGGTCTTGCCCATTCCCTTAAACCTGTTGTGTTTGTGGGAAAAGAGGGGGTGACTGAATCGGTTCAAGCAGCCATTGAAGAGGCGCTACTCATCCATGAACTGATTAAGGTGCGCTTTCTGGATTTTAAAGAGCAGCGGAAGGATCTGGCGAAAGATCTGGCCAAGGATAGCAAGAGTGAGTTTGTGGGTATGATTGGCCATTTGGCCATTCTTTACCGCATGCATCCTGAGCCGGAGCATCGTCGTATTCAGCTGCCCAAAAAGAAGAAAAAGAAGGACAACTGA
- a CDS encoding DUF7354 domain-containing protein, giving the protein MKTRFLSFFAVLVAFAMLMVSMPVEAKTPVAMFMQPKGKVEYSKNGTKWKKVRRTKFLFENYQIRTGADGKGMLVNQATGQAQDVGANTVVQVSKEGAKALAGTLAAPREAGASLMAGLQNRFAKAQRYTTVRRGVHKTNAPKDVKLRTAKKLTLSASFPTLVWENLGDEFSYKLMVDGKSVGTFNSKEAMVSHALTLVPGKHKYQVSVMQGADVLYSPKKPSTVVWLSDSEDAKLKKTIADIQAAAPGDDFVLASFLDEKGLTVAAMEHYKKHFSDYPDDNDMRPLLIKAYHDLKLKKLKMKEALIYNQMMED; this is encoded by the coding sequence ATGAAAACCAGATTCCTATCCTTTTTTGCCGTATTGGTCGCTTTTGCGATGCTGATGGTGAGTATGCCCGTGGAGGCTAAGACCCCCGTTGCCATGTTCATGCAGCCCAAAGGTAAAGTTGAGTACAGTAAAAACGGTACCAAGTGGAAAAAAGTACGCCGCACCAAGTTCTTGTTTGAGAACTACCAGATCCGTACCGGTGCCGATGGCAAAGGTATGCTGGTAAACCAAGCTACAGGTCAGGCCCAGGATGTTGGTGCCAACACTGTGGTACAGGTTTCTAAAGAGGGTGCTAAGGCACTGGCAGGTACCTTGGCAGCTCCTCGTGAAGCTGGCGCTTCTTTAATGGCCGGTTTGCAAAACCGCTTTGCTAAGGCTCAGCGTTACACCACCGTACGTCGTGGTGTGCATAAGACCAACGCGCCGAAGGATGTTAAGCTGCGCACCGCTAAAAAGCTCACCTTGTCAGCTTCTTTCCCCACACTGGTGTGGGAGAACTTGGGCGATGAGTTTAGCTACAAGCTGATGGTAGATGGCAAGTCTGTTGGTACCTTCAACAGCAAAGAGGCCATGGTTAGCCATGCTCTGACCCTGGTACCCGGTAAGCATAAGTACCAAGTCAGTGTCATGCAGGGTGCTGATGTACTCTACAGCCCCAAAAAGCCCAGCACCGTTGTATGGCTGAGCGACTCTGAAGATGCCAAGCTGAAGAAGACCATTGCTGACATCCAAGCTGCTGCCCCTGGTGATGACTTTGTGCTGGCCAGCTTCCTGGATGAAAAAGGGCTGACTGTTGCTGCGATGGAGCACTACAAGAAGCACTTTTCAGATTATCCAGACGACAATGACATGCGTCCTCTGCTGATCAAAGCCTACCACGATCTGAAGCTGAAGAAGCTGAAGATGAAAGAGGCCCTGATCTACAACCAGATGATGGAAGACTAA
- a CDS encoding RNA-binding S4 domain-containing protein, with amino-acid sequence MKNHFTEEKLRVDKWLWAARFFKTRAIATDAVNGGHVHLNGQRVKPSRVVKVGDELEITKGPYRFMVTVEGLNDKRGPAPEAQKLYTEKPESQEARQEISAQKRAERNSRPDYGSTRPTKRDRRALDRLKF; translated from the coding sequence ATGAAAAACCATTTCACAGAAGAAAAACTGCGGGTCGATAAATGGTTGTGGGCTGCCCGTTTTTTTAAAACCCGTGCCATCGCCACCGATGCCGTTAATGGTGGCCATGTACACCTGAACGGACAACGGGTCAAACCCAGCCGTGTGGTCAAGGTGGGGGATGAACTAGAGATCACCAAAGGTCCCTACCGGTTTATGGTGACTGTTGAGGGACTTAATGATAAACGAGGCCCGGCCCCTGAGGCCCAAAAGCTCTACACCGAAAAGCCAGAGAGCCAAGAGGCCCGCCAGGAGATCTCCGCCCAAAAACGTGCCGAACGAAACAGCCGACCAGACTATGGCTCCACACGCCCCACCAAACGGGACCGACGTGCTCTGGATCGCTTAAAGTTCTAA